The Polypterus senegalus isolate Bchr_013 unplaced genomic scaffold, ASM1683550v1 scaffold_74, whole genome shotgun sequence DNA window GGGACTCCGAGGGTCTTCTGAGAGTGAGCAGCGTCCTCCCGGTGAAGGAGGAGTACAACGTGTTCAGCTGTCTGATGAGAAGTAAAGCACCAAAGCCAGACTGGCACTCCGGACTTGGCATCTACAGTACGTCATTAATAGTGTGGCACTAGCAGCATcgacacttttatttttacacagaaTGTGGCACTAAAGCACATATTTGTAGATCATCTTACAAAGCTAGGCTCCCATTTACTAATTACCTGGAAAATCAATGTAGTAACTAATTTAGTGTTAAACGATGTGCCATATGCACATTAAAAGAAAAGATCTATAAGtggaaatgaaatataaataagagTTGGAACTTTGAAATACAGGAATTCACATCACCACACACACGCGTGAACAAATCTACAATGTCAGGTACAGTTGGCTAGCAGAGCGACTTTGAGACAAGGCCATcgtgaaaatagaaaaatagaaaattcagTCTAGGAGTGGACCCCCATATATATCTGTGTCACGTGAttcaaagaaattaaaagtaaacGTGTAGATTAAAAGACGTAGGAGACAAACACTGGAGGAGAACGACACTGAGTGGACATTAATGGAGGTGAGATACTGGATAATTAATGATGGATAACGAGAGGGCTGATGGACATGCTGATGACATGTGAAGGTGTGAAGCTGTGTTTGGTCCCAGGCTCCAGCTACAGGAGCACATCATCTGTGGTGTAAATGCAGGCTCTCATGATGCTCCCCTTAGCATGAAGGAGTCCCACTTGATGGATTCTTCTGTGTGTTCCTCACCTGAACCTCATTCCTGTCTCACAGACTCACACGTCTTCCCCTCATTTTGCAGGTTTCTCCCCAGGGGTCTCTGGCTGGTTGGTGGCTTTCTGTATCTTGTTGGTTCTTTGCTTAGTGGTGACTCCCCTGCTGGTCATTCTTTGGAGAAGAATGAGAGGTGAGGACAGAAGATCTCACATCGACATCAGAACAGACAGAATGCTCAGTAAATGATAAAGTTATTCATAAATAATTcatctttatattcttttttatctTCAATAGAAACAAACACCAGATATGATTCAATAGGTGAGTACAGTTTGATTTCAGTTCTTTGTGGCTTTTACTGTCATCGGTGAATCCTGAGACGTGTCAGTCAGTTTGTATTTTGATCACACAATTCACAGTTAGCGGCTGTAGGAGTCCACATTGGAAATCCACTGACAATGGAAGGACATGCAGACTGTCCACTGGAGACATCATACCAGGAGCTGACCTGGAGTTTGAGTGCTGTGGGCTGACAAACCTAACGTCACGTGTGCTCTGAGTGCCAAATGGCTCCTCCATTACACATTTAGTCCTCTCTCTAGTCGTGAGTCAGCACAGGGCTGTAGATATGAGACACTCTGATCAAGGACTGGTCTGATGAGTTTGACTTGTGCTGATTTACCTCTTTCTACTTGGCCACTGCTCATCTGTCTCCTGTGATGGTGAGGTGGCTTCTCAGGGGTCTTCAGAGTCCAAGAATATCTGAGCAGTTCAATTAGTGAAGGCCTTGAAGTGACTGAATAAACGTGAACTGGCCAGGAAATTCAAAATGGGAGATCAGGCCGGCCAGCCTGAATGTGAAGAGGAGACGATTTGAAAATGGTCAGCATTGAGCCAATGTGGCCCACCACGTTCAGTGAAGTCTTCTGTGTCTCCTTTGTGTTGGTGCTTCATGTGGGAATAGGGAaggaaacaaaaatcaataaaaaataaacagctttttaaatttattttatgattttgaatctaaaattcattcatctgttttctgaTTCCAATTAACAGTAGCAGAGAGTTGACACACGACAGTAGAAATCCATTTGTAAGGTGCCAGTCtgtgactcacacacacacacacacacactcacacacacactcgcactcacatacacacacactcacacacacacactaatactCTTAACATATTTATTGTTCTTCTTTGGAATAAACAGCAGAGAAAGCCACGCAGAGAGAAGAGAAGCATCCACACTGACTGGGCTGGGCAGCAGTGCCAACCTCAGTGCCAGCAGgttcacttaataataataataataataataataataataataataatagcacattTGATTTGTAACACACTTTTCTTGAACCAGAGTGCAATAAGGCATAGCAAGAAAAGAAGaatacaaagtataaaataaGCAGTAAATAACAAAGTAAAACCAATTTGTGATATCCAGTAATAAATCCAATCAAAGCAGGAGAGTCAAACAGAACGTCATTAGATTCTGTAAATCAAGTTCTCATCCTCCATGACTTGAAGTTTCCTCCTGCAGGACAAAGAGCCAGCAGAATGGAGGGTCTGACGAGGCCACAGATGTGACGAGAGGCTGTGCCGTGGACTTCTTTGTGTGTTAGAATGAGAGTTTTAAATGTGACGTGTTTGTGAGCAGAGAGCCAGTGCAGTGACGCCAGTACAGGGGTGATGTGACGGTTCAGTGACGTATGGGTACGAGTCTGAGCAGCACAGTTTTGCACACACTGGAGCTTCTTAAGAGAATTTGCTGGTAGACCAAAGAGAAGAGCATTGCAATAATCTCAATGATGAAGGGCCTTAGATGAAGACATGAATACTCTTTTCAGAAGCAGATAGTAACAGAAATATTCAGGGTCATGCCATCTTGTGCtgatgaaacaaatacattttggtaatgtttttaatgtgtgcATCAAACGTGAGCTGACTGTCATAAATAACTCCAAGGTCACAGACATTAATGGTAGGTGATAACAGAATTCTATCAACAGATGAactcaaatgatttattttttgtacagatgAAGAAGGACCCATTAAAGATCCTCTGCTGCACCCTTGACTTTGTTTCATGGAGTCAGTTTGTGAGGAGAGTAGTGGTGGAAGTTTACCCCAATATGGATTTGAGTGTCATCTGCGTAACAATGATCTCCTAAATCGTACATCTCTGTCATTTCCCCTAAAGGTTACATATAAATATGGTATCGTATGTAACGTATGTCACCTGAAAAGTCTTCACTTGTGACAATGTCCCTAGTCAACCTCAgaagcagacatattgctgtataTTTTGTGGCCACTAGGGGTGCCCCAGAGCTCTGAACAGCAGATACAACCACGTCAGACACCAACGGAGGATAACATAACATGTTTTATTACATGACAACACCTCACAACTCTTACTTTAAACAATACGTCAAATAAGTGCTTTATTGTCTCCCTCTGCTCCTCCTTAGTGagtgtcatcctcttcctcccaactctgactctccAAGTGAAGGAGACGCTCTCTTGTATGTTGGACCCTGGTGTACTTCTGGTGTCATGACATTGCATTCTGAAAGCACATATGGGGGTCACATGATCAGGTACTGTAGGCTCTCTTATGgaagtgccctctggtggcagaCACAGACCCTGGCAGGATTGCCCTTCTGAACTACAAGTCATATGAACTGAGCCAGTGGATCACTGCCATCTCTCATATTGTAGGCTGTATTGTCCTTGATATGTCATCCCGTCCATCTGTTAAATTTCCACCACGTAGGACAAGAACCAAAAGCCATCCTGGGCAGTTGGCACAGCCTTTCATTGTGGCCTCCCAGCTGGACAAAGTATCAGCCTTCACCCCAGTTGTGACGCCACTCCATCCGGTATGacgttcacaatatacagtatatataaatattcatctGAGGTGTCCTTCATCCATGGAGAGACTGGTGTTGTCAGTCCCACTTCTCTTCTCAAATGTTCACTTTGTTCTTCTCTTTGTGTCTACAGTTGGATTCCTTCCTATATGGTTCCTGCACAAGGAAATTGGTAAgaaaagatttttcttctttgtattaaaatgcaaaataaaactgttaaagaTTTAAATGGAGGGAGAGAGTTTAGTAATTCAAGGGACACAATAAGAACGTGAAACATTAGTGCTAGAAATGACAAGTCCAAGTAGAGGCACTTTGCTAAGAAACATTCTGGAGTCTAAGGATGCTTTCCTGATAATATTATTATGAATATGATTTGTATTTGATTCCATGTCTGAGAGTGAATCAGTATTTTATAAGAACTGTTTGAACGTTCTTAGCTCACACACACCCTGAGGTGCCCACTGTGCTGTCCTCTCGTATCTTATTTACGCCACTCAGTAAGGTGCCTTGTGTTTTcttctcatcttcttcttttattttagtcCACTCTTCTTATCGTTGGTCCATCAGTTTGAGGGTCCTGGGGCTCAGACCCTACCTCAGTAGTACTGGACACAACACAAGAGTCCTCCTTAtcctttgtttgctgttgttttattCTAAAGCTCCGTCTGCTCCACTCAGTCTGATTATTAAACATTTGGATTTCTGTCCTCACATTTGGATTCACCACATTATTTTAACTGTGAACCCCTAAGAGTGAGCAGGACCCCGTGAAGTGGGCATCACATGTCACCTGATAGAAGTTCAGTCCTCCACTGTCActctgatctctcaggtcacacAGCAGTTTGTTTCTGGTCACCGACACTCAGACAGTTGGCACTGAGGAGCCATTTGAACTGACAATGGAGAAGACAAATAGCAAGGCCATCAGTAGGAGACAAACTGGTCAAGACGAGGGTCTTCTGGCACGTGTCTTATTGTATTGCAGTCACACTAATTACACCTGCAGCGTtcatttctgtgtttctgtggTCACGAGGACACGGTCAGAAGTCTCACAGTAGGACCTCCACTCctaataatcataaataattcTGTTCCTTCTTCATCAGACGTCACGCAGATTCAAAGCCAAAGGCCAGTAGGCTGTTAATTCTGCAAATCCACTTTCAGTCTGTGCTTGGCACTCCAGCTATTGTCATGTCCATTGTTCTGCTGTCTATTATAAGGGGCTTTATGAAGGgaaatttgaaatgcaaagataTTTTAAGACTTCAGAAgaggaaaatgaaagtaaatgaaaGTAGCGAGTGAGAACTGAAGAGATGATGTGTTAAGTTGACCCACCTGATTATTCACTCAGTAACGCAGCTCTCTTCTTCTGCAGAAAAGTCACAACGCGTCACCAATGCAGGTACAATATTTGAACTGGGGGTCACTGGGGGTCTTTCAAGTCTCACTCTTTATtggactcattaagtttatttctttatttattattttacagaatgGAGGAGAATATGCAGCTCAGCAGGTACGGTTGATAAGCTGGTCATGAAATTCTCATTTTCTGTGTCTGTAGTCTTTGTGTCTTCATGTTAAACGTGTCACCTTCATGACCATGACAAGCAGCACCTTGTGAGCTCTGTGACTGTCCCCCAGGTCTCAGTTAATGGCTGAGGTCCCTCTGTGTGGGtgacatggtgacacagtggtagcgctgccatCTCCAGTAAGGACActggggttcacatcctgggggctccttgtgtggagtttgcatgttctgcctgtgaCTGTGAGGGTCTCCTCCGTgtgctccaaagacatgcaggttaggtggtccgGTGACGCTCAGTTAGCCCTGATGTGTGTCTGAGTGTTTGCCCgctgatggactggcgtcccgtCCATGTGTTGTTCCTGCCTGCCCTGATGCCTGCTGTGATCGGCTCCATCTGCCCCTCgactctgccctggataagcaggttatgaCAATGGATGGCTGCTTGTTCTGTGTGTTTAAAGGCAGATGAGCTGCTAGTTAAGGAACAGGAAGACCTCAGCCTctactgccccctggtggtctcTTTGAATATCGCTAGTTCTCTTATTCCTATGAAGTTCACTAAACAGTCCTCTGTCATAAACAGCTGGATTCTCCTTGGCAGGCGGACattactttattttgtgtttcaagaACGTCAGACAAGTCAGTAAAGACAGAACTAAAGACCGGACCCTCCTCGTGCAGACACAACTCCTCAGATGTCTTCCTCGGTACAAAGGACGCTCGTTTGTCTTGTAGACTTTATTCTCAGAAGGTCATTTTGATTCGGTGGTCTCGTACCGATTAGCACTGCGTGTCATTGTCACTAATCCTGCTACTTAAAGACTCCATGATGTCCCTTCTGTCACTTAGGACCCTCTTGTGTTTCAGTGCAGACCCTTTCTCAGGCCCCCATTTCCAGCATGTCGATGTTGAAGTATTTGTGAGATGACAACACTGAGGACACACTTGAGGTTTTCACTCCCAACGCTTGCTCTTTTAAAGTAAACTGAGTGCTGCTGAGTCCTCACAGGGCCCGCTGTCCATTCTCAGCCCCTCAGTGTCCAGTCCTGTCCCCTCTTTAGTGCCACTTTGTGTTTTGTCCTGCTGTCCTGTCCTTTGTCGTCACTATCAGTGTTGTCACCTTGTATGTCCTCTCGTCCCCCTCTCCTTATTAAAGCCCCCCTCACCTGTACTGACTGGTCACATGGTGTCCCTGCTGACTGATGACTTGTGACACTTCATCCTCATCACTGACAGGCGGCCATCTTGTGTTGTTAGATTCAGTGTCATAAATTCAGTGCCCCCCATTGTCACTTCTGACAAGGAACTGAGAAACATAAAGTGGGGGGTCTGCTAAATAAAAGGCCACCAACGCAGTGTAAGGACGAGAAAAGTGACAGAGTCACCgacagagcagagcagagcaaaATGAATCAAAGTGGACAGGAATGACAGGAACAGGAGGACAACAGGCCAGGGGGGACATGAGACCCTCAGGTTAGTGACGACAAGTCTGAGAGCTGCTGGTGAGTCTGTGAACGAGTGCCAGGCCTCACTGGTGGTCTTCTTGTTTGTGTCTTTAACAAATCCTCGCTGTGTGATTcgtcttttattaaaatgttcacagCGTGGTGATCAGGCtctttagggttaaatgaagataaaatggaggaggtcagagGTGCGACTACACAGGGGGGCCGAGCAGTGACACAAAGAGACACACGAGGGGCTTGGTGGGCTGAGAACTGAACACGTGCTGTTTGACGTCTTTGTCTTTTTAATGTTCAGGTCCTTCAAGGAGTGTAAATGTGTTGTTGTCTTCCTCAAGTCCCCTGATTTCCTGAcgtcttcctcttttcttcttcttctcctcagctgATGTCACTTTTGACCCTGAGACTGCACATCCACGGCTCATTGTGTCTGAAGACGGAAAgaagtgagacagacagacacacaacagGGAGTGACGGACAATCCAAAGAGGTTTGACGAATGTGTTTATGTCCTGGCCAGAGGAGGATTCACGTCAGGGAGACACTACTGGGAGGTGGAGGTCGGGGGGAAGACTAAGTGGACTTTAGGAGTCGCCAGAGAGTCGGCCAACAGGAAGGGGAGGATTACAGTGAGCCCATATGATGGATACTGGATTGTGTGTCTGAGGAATGAGAACGAGTACTCAGCTTGCATTGGCCATCCTCTCCCCCTCCACCTGAGAGTGAAGCCCCAGACAGTGGGGGTCTTTCTGGACTATGATGAAGGTCAGGTCTCCTTTTACAATGCCCAGTCCCGCTCTCACCTCTACACCTTCACAgactccttcactgagcccctctatccgtTCTTCAGTCCTGGTCTTAATGATGGTGGTAAAACGCGCCCCTCTGGTCATCTGCCCCTGCACACACACTGACCCCTCTGTATTAATGTCGTCTGTCCATCTCTGAGCAGCACAAAGCCGATGGAGACTTTCTTTAACATCAGACCACCGAACTCAAAGCCCCCCTGAGGTGTCCTGCTGTTTGCTGCTcgtctgattttcattttcaggatTTCTGTGTTTAATGAGACATCAGGACTGAACACTTGGGATTTTTAAATGGCGTCGGATCAAAGCGTCGGCTCCATCATCAAATGTGAATCTGAGGGGCTGAGAATGAACAGAAATCCTGAGTGCGTCTCTTTAATTTGACATTCAAAGAGGAATTCAACAAAGATGGTCGTGTTCTCCACAGCACTGGATTGGTTTTCTTCAGTCGTGTGGACGTCACTTGCTGGTGGTCAGTCCTGATGACCCTGAGGTGCCCACTTTGTGACATTAAAAGACATGAAGAGTGTGAGCTGAGCAGAAGAAATCCGAGACCCTGAATATCGAGACCACCGTCCATTTTGTAACTCGcttatctaattcagggtcacagggggctgtCAATGTGGGGGCAACACGGATAAGAACCAACCTGTGACACCAGAGCTGAAGGCGGACCACCAATCACTGTGCTACTACGAGACCACCGATCAGACAAACATGAATTCCTATCTAGCGTTATATACTTCTATTGTTAAACGTGGACTGAAATACACAACACTGTAAGTCTGCTGAGAAGTTCATCAACACTGAGATGAGTTTgtgatgaaatgaaataaaacagaaagggacgtccaaatgaaataaagaaaggcaggaattacaaaaagaaatcatCGACATCAGTGAGGTGACACGGCGCTGTCCTCTGTAAGAAAATGGCTTCTCGTGAACTTCTCTGAGGGTCCACCTCACAGTCCTGAACCTCCGGCAGACTCGACGTCATTTCAGTGACACACACAGGTGGTCTGCTGCAGTGCTGGAGTCGCAGTGTGTGACAGAAATGACAATAATAAGTTTAATTACTGAACAGAGTGCTAGACGTgagaaaagaactgaagaaacagaattaaaaaatggaCGACTTCACAGAAAtcagaacaattaaaaatgacaatagaATACAGAATTGTGTGTGAATGGCACCTCTTGTGGTCATGaagtgtaattaaaataattaaaaatggactCCAATTCATCAATCCAGTCCTCGTCTGAATCAgtttatttattgtgcatttgAGTGTGAAGGCGTATGTGAGACTCAGAAATGTCACTTTGTCTGTCATTTATAAATGAACTCAAATAGAGTCAGGGACAGAGCTGCAAGTGTGTTTGTCTGGTGTTACCAGTTACCAGGGGATGTGCGACTGGGAGAACTGGGAGAAAAGTCATGTGACACCAGGAGAACACGTTAACTCCACAGAGACGCTGAGCATGACTGGGAAATGAAATTAGGAGCTGTGAGGCACTGGGCCACTTggggcttaataataataatacacacataataataataataataataataataataataataataataaagttac harbors:
- the LOC120519836 gene encoding LOW QUALITY PROTEIN: butyrophilin subfamily 1 member A1-like (The sequence of the model RefSeq protein was modified relative to this genomic sequence to represent the inferred CDS: inserted 1 base in 1 codon); this translates as MNLQTRWTLLILLFLHNTDISWADSFIVVGPSKPVVTYVGEDVVLPASLSPAVNAEAFEVRWFTTNIRTPELLYTNYNIGIQSDTRRTLSRDNLKNGNVSLIIRNVRVSDEHLYRCNVYSGQTEEETQVSLTVEVLGAQPSISMSSTEGQKTQLECSAEKWNPQPEVTWRDMNGADVTPQSTIKSERDSEGLLRVSSVLPVKEEYNVFSCLMRSKAPKPDWHSGLGIYSFSPGVSGWLVAFCILLVLCLVVTPLLVILWRRMRETNTRYDSIVGFLPIWFLHKEIEKSQRVTNAEWRRICSSAADVTFDPETAHPRLIVSEDXKEVRQTDTQQGVTDNPKRFDECVYVLARGGFTSGRHYWEVEVGGKTKWTLGVARESANRKGRITVSPYDGYWIVCLRNENEYSACIGHPLPLHLRVKPQTVGVFLDYDEGQVSFYNAQSRSHLYTFTDSFTEPLYPFFSPGLNDG